A region of the Myxococcus stipitatus DSM 14675 genome:
CAGCTTCTGCGTCGCGCTGTACGAAGCCCTGCAGGGCGAGCGCCCCGCACAGCAGAAGGTGGACGAGGCTCAGCCGCCCTCGTCGTCTCGCCTGCGACCGAGCACGGGCCGGATTCCGGAGCATGTGCTGAGCGCGCTGTCCCGGGGCCTGTCGCATCCGCCGGCGGCGCGCTTCACGTCCATGGAGCCCTTGCTCCAGGCGCTCTCGCGCTCCCCGGGCTCACGCGAGTGGAGGTGGCTGGGCGTGGGGGCGCTGCTGCTGCTCCTCTTGGGAGGAGGGCTCGGCCTGGTGTTCTGGAGCCAGGCGCAGAGCGGGCGGGAGAGGACCGAGGGAGGCGAGGACCGCCTCGAGCTGCGCCCAGGAGAGTCCCGCACCGTGTTGGTCTCGGGCATCCGGGAGGCCTTGGTGGAGGCCCCGCACCTCATGGAGGCGAAGGTGTCGGACGGCAAGCTCCAGCTCAAGGGGCTGGAGCCCGGGGTGACTCGCATGACGGTGTCGTACCTGGATGGGATGGAGAAGGTCTACACGGTCTCCATCCAGTAGCCCGGAGCGAGGTGGTCAGCGCCCGCCGCGAGGCGCCTGTCGGGCCTGCCTGGGCGTCTCCTGTCCCAGCATCCGGTACGCGCTCTGACGGTGCTGCTTCATCATGGTCAGCGTGTCGTCGAGCATCCCCTTCAGCTCGGTGTTGCTGGAGAACTGCTGCTGTCCGGCCATCACCATGGCGATGTTCGAGTCATGGTCTCCCACCATGACGGCCAGGTAGCCCCGGTCGAACGTGGGGCCGCGGCGCAATGGGAGCTCCTCCATGAGGGCGTGCTCCGTGTTGCCCATGGCCTTGGCGAGCGGCGTCGTCGCCTCGGGCTCCCCCAACTGGAAGCCCTTCGACTTCGCGTACGTCAAGAGCTTCTGGTCCGCCTTGCCGTGCTCGCGCTCCATGCGCGCGCCGAAGTCCTTCACGTCCTGGGACGCGCCGTTCTTCTGGGCGAGCTGTCCCATCTGAATCTCCATCTGGTTGCCGTGGTGGAGGAGCTCCAGGAAGGACTTCTCGTCGGTGGGCACGGGCAAGAGGCCCTCCTTCATCCACTTCATCGCCTGCGCATCGGGCTCGCCCGAGCCGCCCGTCGCGGGTGCGTCCTCGAGCGCCTGCTTGCGCAGGTCCTCGCCCTGGTCGATGGCGTCCGCCTCTCCCGCGCGAATCATGCCCTGGCTGTCACCGGTGCCGTTCTGCGGAGGCGCCGAGTCCTGCGCCACCGCCGCGCCGCCCAGACAGAGAATGCCAGCCAGCATCCAACCGTTCCGTCGAGTCATCGCCTGCCTCCCGAGAAGGGGTTCCTGGGGAGGAAGGTGGCGATGTCCCGACGCGAAAGGCCACGGTGCGCCGAGGGAGCGGACAGCAGCTCCTCCCCTCGGACGCGCTGCTCAGAGGCTCAGGGCTCCGAGAGCAGGAACAGGGCGTTCGCGCTGGCGATGGGGCGGGTGCGGTCGTCCTGCCAGGCCTCGACGCGCACGTTGGCGACGCGGCGTCCCTGTCGCGTGATGAAGGCCTTCGCGAAGGTGTCCTGGGCCTTGCCCGAGCGCAGGAAGTCCACCGTGAGGGAGATGACCTTGGGGACGCGCTGGGTCTCCGTCTGGAGCAGGAGCTCGAAGATGGCGGAGCACTCCAGCAGCGCGCCCAGCGTGCCGCCGTGCAGCGCGGGCAGGAAGCTGTTGCCGATGAGCTTGGGCGTGTACGTCATCCGGCAGAGCATCTCACCGGCCAGGTGCTCCACGCCGATGCCCATGAAGCGCGCATAGGGGATGGCGTCGGTGAGGCGGCTGTACTCGCGCGTCTTGCGCACCTGGAGGACCAACTCGGCGAGCGTGGGGGAAGGTTGCGTGTCGCTCATGTCCGTCACTCCTCCAGCCGCATGAAGGTGCCCTGCGCGGAGGCCACCGGATTGCTCTTGTCACCCTGGTGCACCAGGGCGCGGACGAAGGCGACTTGTCGCGTGGCGCGGTAGCACTCGGCCACTGCGGTGAGCGAGATGCCGGGGCGGGCGGGGCGCAGGTAGTCGATGCGCAGGTCCAGCGTCACCAGCGGCAGGAAGCGACCGAAGCGGAGGATGACGGCGGAGCCACACGCCGCGTCGATGAGCGTCGTCACCGCGCCGCCCGCGATGACGCCCGTCTCCGGGTTGCCCACGAGGAAGTCCGCGTAGGGCAATTCGACGACGGCCTCCGCGGGGCCGATGTCCAGGAGCTTCAGTCCCAGCGCGTGGTTGTGGGGAACGATGTCCGTGTAGAACAGGGAGCAGCGTTCCATCCGCTCAGCCTTGTCTTCGGGGAGCTTGAAGTCATCCGACATGGGGAGCGGATAACAGAATCACGCGGGGATGGCGCGTGACGAATCGCGTCGGAGCCTCTCGGATGGACGCTCAGGAACAGGGAGGGCGGGACTCCTGTTGAGGGGCGCCAGGCCTGCCTGCCCGGGGGCGGGTAGTCTCCCGCCGCCTGCACGGCCGTGTCTCGCGCAGTCCCCCAAAACGAGGACCTCCGGTGAAACGACTGACCTCCGCTCTTTGCGTCGCGCTGCTGGTGCCCGGCGCGCTCGTCGCCGCCCAGCCCGCGGCGACGCCTCCCGCTGCTCGGCAGGACCCCCCTCCCGCGCCCCAGAAGAAGGACGACGCCGCGCGCGAGGCGGGCCGCGCCGTCGAGGTGAACCCCCACGCTCCCGCCGTCGCGGAAGGCCCCGGCGAGGGGAAGGACAAGGACGCCTGGAAGGTGGATGCCCCCGGGTTCCCCGCGAAGCAGGTGGACATCGACGTCACCGAGGGGACGTGGATGAACCTGGACGTGAGCCCCACGGGGGACGAGCTCGTCTTCGACCTCCTGGGTGACATCTACGTGCTGCCCCTCGCGGGAGGCGAGGCGCGCGCGGTGACGTCCGGGGTCGCGTGGGACATGCAGCCGCGCTACAGCCCGGACGGCAAGTCCATCGCCTTCACCAGCGACCGGGGTGGCGGCGACAACATCTGGGTGATGAAGCGGGATGGCTCCGACGCGAAGGCGGTGACGCAGGAGAAGTTCCGCCTGCTCAACAGCCCCGCGTGGAGTCCGGATGGCCAGTACATCGTCGCCCGCAAGCACTTCACCGCGCGGCGCTCGCTGGGTGCGGGCGAGGTGTGGATGTACCACCGCTCCGGCGGTGACGGCGTGCAGCTCACCGAGCGCGCCAATGACCAGAAGGACCTGGGCGAGCCGGCGTTCTCCCCGGATGGCCGCTTCGTCTACTTCAGCCAGGACACCACGCCGGGCAAGACGTTCGAGTACAACAAGGACCCGAACGCGGAAATCTACGCCATCCAGCGGTTGGACCTGGAGACGAAGGAGATTGACCCCTTCGTGAGCGGGCCGGGTGGCTCCATCCGCCCGACGCCGTCGCGCGACGGCAAGCAGCTGGCGTTCATCCGCCGCGTGCGCACCAAGAGCGTGCTGTACGTCGCGGACGTGGCCTCTGGCGCGGAGCGCCCGCTGTACGACGGGCTCGACCGGGACATGCAGGAGACGTGGGCCATCCACGGCGTCTACCCGACGATGGCGTGGACGCGGGACGACAAGGCGATCATCTTCTGGGCGGGCGGCAAGCTTCAGCGCGTCGACGTGGCGACGAAGAAGGTGACGCCCATCCCCTTCCACGTGAAGGGCACGCGGACGATTTTCGAGGCCGTGCGCACGCCGCGCGCGGTGGCGCCGGAGCGCTTCAACACGAAGATGCTGCGCTGGGTGCAGGTGTCCCCCCAGGGGAACCGCGTGGTGTTCCAGTCCCTGGGCAAGCTCTACGTGAAGGACCTGCCGAACGGCGCGCCCAAGCGGCTGACGAAGCAGGAGGAGCACCTGGAGTTCTATCCGTCGTTCTCCCGCGACGGGCGCTCCATCGTCTACTCGACGTGGGACGACGAGAAGCTGGGCACCGTCCGCCTGGCGTCCGCCACGGGCGGCGAGGGCAAGGTGTTGACGTCACGGCCGGGCTACTACGTGGAGCCCGCGCTGAGCCCGGATGGCAAGACGCTGGTGTACCGCGCGACGGGTGATGGCTACCTGATGCCGGGCCTGTGGAGCCGGGAGATGGGCCTGTTCGCGCAGCCCGTGTCCGGTGGCGCGGCGCGCAGGTTGACCCGGGATGGCGGGCAGCCGCACTTCGGCGTGCGCTCGGACCGCGTGTACTTCCTGCACGTGGAGTCGAAGGAGAAGGAGGACGTGCGCTCGCTGAAGAGCGTGGGTCTGGACGGAGGCCAGGAGCGCACGCACCTGACGAGCGCGGAGGCGACGGAGCTGCGCGTGTCACCGGATGAGCGCTGGGTGGCGTTCCGCGAGAACTTCAACGCGTACATCACCGCGTTCCCCAAGGGCGCGAAGGTGGCCACGGTGGGCCCGGACGCCAAGGCGATGCCGGTGGCGAAGGTGAGCCGGGACGCGGGCGAGTACCTGCACTGGTCCGGCGACAGCACCCGCCTGCACTGGGCCCAGGGGCCGGAGCTCTTCACGCGTGAGCTGAAGCAGTCCTTCACCTTCATGGACGGGGCGCCGGAGAAGCTCCCGGAGGTCGCCGAGAAGGGCGTCGACCTGTCGTTCCCGGTGAAGGCGGACGTGCCGGAGGGCACGGTGGCGCTGGTGGGTGGCCGCGTCATCACCATGAAGGGGGACGAGGTCCTCGAGCAGGGCGTGGTGGTGGTGCGCGGCAACCGCATCGTCGCGGTGGGGCCGGTGGGCAAGGTGCAGGTGCCCTCCGGCGCGAAGGTGGTGGACGTGAAGGGCAAGACGCTGATGCCCGGACTGGTGGACGTGCACTGGCACGGGAGCATGGGCGCGGATGGCCTGATGCCCGAGCAGAGCTGGGTGCACGCGGCCTCGCTCGCGTTCGGCGTGACGACGCTGCATGACCCGTCCAACTCGACGGAGGAGGTCTTCGCCGCCAGCGAGATGGGCAAGGCGGGCGTGCTCACCTCGCCGCGCATCTTCTCCACGGGCACCATCCTGTACGGCGCGGCGGGCGCCGGGTACCGCGCGCCCATCGACACGCTGGATGACGCGCGCTCGCACCTGCGGCGCATGAAGGCGATGGGGGCCTTCAGCGTGAAGAGCTACAACCAGCCTCGCCGGGACCAGCGGCAGAAGGTGCTCCAGGCGGCGCGGGAGCTGGACATGCTGGTGGTGCCCGAGGGCGGCTCGCTGCTCCAGCACAACCTGACCATGGTGGTGGACGGACACACGGGCGTGGAGCACGCGATTCCCGTGGCGCGCATCTACGCGGACGTCCGGCAACTGTGGGGCAAGAGCGGCACCGGCTACACGCCGACGCTGGGCGTGGCGTACGGCGGCAACTGGGGTGAGAACTACTGGTACCAGAAGACGAACGTCTGGGAGGACGACCGGCTGCTGTCCTTCGTGCCTCGCCGGGTGGTGGATTCGCGCAGCCGCCGCCGGATGATGGTGCCGGACGATGAGGTGAACCACATCGAAGCGGCGAAGGTCGCGCGCGAGCTGAACGACGCGGGCGTCAACGTGCAGCTGGGCGCGCATGGCCAGCGCGAGGGCCTGGCGGCGCACTGGGAGCTGTGGATGTTCGGCCAGGGCGGGATGAAGCCGCTGCAGGCGCTGCGCGCGGGCACGCTCGGGGGCGCGCGCTACCTGGGCATGGACAAGGAGCTGGGCTCGCTGGAGGAGGGCAAGCTCGCGGACCTCCTCGTGCTGGACCAGAACCCGCTGGAGAACCTGAGGAACAGCCGCACCGTGCGCTTCACCATGGTGAACGGGCGGCTGTTCGACGCGGCCACGCTGAACGAGGTGGGCACGCGTCAGCGCGCGCGCGCGAAGTTCTTCTTCGAGAAGGACGGCAACGAGGGCTGGACGCCGAAGGCCAACGCCCAGACGCACACGCACGCGTGCGATTGAGGCGGGACTCCTGAGGTGGGGCGGTGGGCATCGGACCTCTGGGGTCGATGCCCACCGTCGCTTCACGACGGACTCAGGGCGTGGGCTTCTCGGTGCGGGTGGCGCACTGCTTCACGAAGGTCTGCAGCCGGTCTCGCAGCTCCTTGCGGAAGACGGGGGCATAGGCCTCGTGGGCCATGTCCACCGCGCGGCGCTGGAAGGCGATGGCCTCCGCGCACCGGTCGACCTGGAGGAACAGCGCGGCCTGGATGGCCAGGGCGAACGGGCTTCCAGGAGACAGCTCCACCGCGCGCTTCGCGGAGGGCAGGCCCTTCGCGGGCTGGAGCGTCATCGCGTAGTGCTGGGCGAGGCTCGCGAGGACGCGGGAGTCGTGCGGCATCAGCCGCGCGGCGGACTCGCGGGCCTGCTCCTGCGTCTGGGTCTCGCTCCGGCCCTGGAGCAGCTCCGCGAGCAAATCCCACGCGCGCCCGTCCTCGGGGTGGGCCTTCACCAGCTCCCGCGCGCGGGCCAGGTGCTCCTCGGGGCTCGTGGACAGCTGCGCGGCCAGGAGCGTGGCGCTCACGTTGTGGGGGTCCTCGGACAGGGCCTGGGCCAGCTCGGCGCGGGCCTTCTCCTGGCGCTGTGCCTGGGTCAGCTCTCCGGGGGCGCGCAGGAACAGCAGGCCGCGGTTGGCGTGGACCTCGGCGCCGCCCAGTTCGCGCACCTGGACCTGGGTGGACACCGGCGGCAGCGGCAGGGTGAGGAACGAGGAGCGCCCGCTCATGAGATAGGTGCGCACGTCCCCGCGCAAATCACTGACGCCCTGGAAGGACACCTCGAAGGCGCGCCTGGGGTCCTCCGCGCGAGCCAGCCGCGTCTGGAACTCGTCGAAGCGGTCGGTGTGCATGTTGATGAGGTAGTGGACCCACAGCCACGCGGAGGCGTAGTGCTGCTGGTTCTCCGCCTCGTTGAGCAGCTCCTTCTGGTCCCACTCCCAGAGCTCGTCGATGTCCAGCCAGCCATGCTGCGTCACGTAGTTGCGGCTCTGGGTGTTGACCCGGCCGAGCACCGCCTCCTGGGTGCTGGGCTTGATGTGCGTCGTCTGGAGGTACTGGGCCAGGCCCTCGGCCAGCCAGCGCGGCTGGCGCAAGAGGACGTGCTGGCTCAGGTAGTGCGCCAGCTCGTGTGTCTGGAGTTGCTGCTCCGGGCCGTTGTCCAGGACGTAGCCCTCGCCCGACATGACGAGCAGCGGGCCGCGCTCGGTGGCGGTGACGAAGCCCACGAAGCGGCCCTGGGTGAACTCCGCCAGCTCGCTCGTGTTGCGCAGGAGGATGACGTCGAGCGAGCCCTGAGGGTTGAAGTCCGAGCCCCAGGCGAGCAGCACCGCGCGGCGGAGCTTCTCCAGCTCGGCGGCGGACTGCGCGGCGACCTCCGGGGAGAGGTTCGTGTGCAGGCGGAAGTGCTCACTGCGCACCTCGGACCAGACCCGGCCTCCCTCGGCGGGACAGAGTGCGCGGGAGCTCGCACAGCCCGTGGAGACCAACAAACCCAACACTGCGATTGAAAGCGGGGACATCGACATGATGGGGGCGGCTTCTCTCATGTCTGCTTTGTGATTCCCAGAGGGGCTGGGTGAGGGTAGGCAAGAGGGCGTGTGCAATGCCGTGGCCGTGCGGGCCTCGCTGTGATAGCCAGCCGGCAGCCACTTGACGCTCCGATGGCGGCGCGACCTTCCGGGTCGTGACCGTAGGGTGTCCTCGGGTGGCATTTCCCGACAGCGCCACTCGAGCCTCGACCACGTCGTTGCTGGAGGCACTCATGGCCACCTCTGAACTTCCCGTCCTGGAGTTCGTCCTCGCGAACTACAAGAACTTCAACGCCCGTGCGACGCGCGATGCGCTCCTGTCCTACTGGGAGCACATCTCGAAGGGCGGTCGCATGTTCTGGAGCGTCGCGGGCGCGATGTCTTCCGCGCAGCTGGGCATCACGCTCGCCCCCGCCATCCGCGCGGGGCTGATTCACGGCCTCTCCGTCACGGGCGCCAACATCGAGGAGTCGCTCTTCCGGCTTGTGGCGCACCACTCGTACAAGGACTTCCCCGAGTACCGTTACCTCACCAAGGCGGACGACACGCGCATCCTGGAGAACCGGATGCGCCGGGTGACGGACACGAGCATCCCGGAGGACGAGGCGTTCCGCGCGGTGGAGAAGTTCATCGTCCCCATGTGGAAGAACGCGAGCGCGAAGGGCGAGCGGCGCTTCTGGCACGAGTACTTCTACGAGGTCATCCAGGCGCTGGAGCCCTCGTCGTACGAGGGGGACCCGGAGGCGTGCTGGCTGCTCGCGGCGGCGCGGGCGAAGCTGCCCATCGTGGTGCCGGGGTACGAGGACTCGACGTTCGGCAACATCTTCGCGTCCTACGTGAAGACGGCCGAGTGCAACGCGAGCATCGTCAAGTCGGGCATCGAGTACATGGCGGACTTCTATGACCGCTACGCGGAGCTGTCCGAGGGCGAGGGCGTGGGCTTCTTCCAGATTGGCGGCGGCATCGCGGGTGACTTCCCCATCTGCGTCGTCCCGTCCATCAAGTACGACCTGCAGAAGCCCGTGAAGCCGTGGGCGTACTTCTGCCAGATCAGCGACTCGACGACGTCCTACGGCTCGTACTCGGGCGCGACGCCGAACGAGAAGATTACGTGGGACAAGCTGACGGAGACGACGCCGATGTTCGTCGTCGAGTCGGACGCCACCATCGTCGCGCCGCTGGTGTTGAACGCGCTGCTCGAGTGCAAGGGCGCGCCGGCGAAGGCGAACGCGCTCATCGCGAAGTACATGAAGTAGTCGCGGTGCCGCACACCTGCCGGGAGGAGGAAGGCCCGGCAGGTGCGTGGTGGAGGTCACCCGGCGACGGCGGCGGTCTTCTTGGTCCGGAGCTGGGAGAGCAGGGTGTCGAGCGAGAACCGTCCGGGGCCGGCGCTGAGCAGGAGCACGGAGACGGCGGTGTAGAGCGTGGCGAGCTCCGAGGAGCCGGAGCCGAAGGGGCTGCGGCCTCCCGCGCGAACGAGCCAGGTGGGCAGTCCGGCGAACGGTTCACCCGGTCCGGAGTGGATGCCCATGACGCTCAAGCGGATGAACGGGTCATCGATGGGGAGGTGGGCGATGAGGATGCCCACGAGCATGGTGCCCGCGACGCCGAGGGAGGCCAGGGGTGTGAGCAGTCCGACCATCCACGCCAGTCCTCCGAAGAACTCGGCGGCGGCGCCGAGGAACTGGAGCCAGCCGGGGAGGGAGGAGTCGGGGCCCATCCAGGAGAGGGGGGAGATCATCTTCCCGGCGCCGTGGAGGGTCATGAGTCCGCCGCTGAGGAGGCGAAGGACGAGCAGGCCCACGGAGAGGGAGGGGGTGGCGGGGCGGGAGTCGACGAGGAAGCGGAGGAGGGGGTGGCTCATGGGGATTTCTCGGAGGGGTCGGGTTCGAGGAGGGAGAGGGCGAAGCGGAGGGAGGAGCGCAGGAGGGAGGAGTCGGGCTCTGTCTTGCCGACGATGCTCATTCCCTGGACGAGCACGACGAGGTGGGCGGCGAGTGCGTGGGCGTCGTGACGGCGGCTGACGAGGCCCTGTTTCTGAGCCTCGCGGAGGGTGGGCTCGAGGGCATCGGCGAGCTTGGCGAAGGACTGGCCGACGACGGCGCGGACCTCCGGGTCATGGGGGGCGACCTCGGCGGCGGTGTTGGCGAGGAAGCAGCCGCGGGTACGAGCGGGGCCGGTGCATTCCTTGCCGCGCACGCGCAGGTAGTGCTCCAGGCCGGCGCGAGGGTTTGAGCCCTTGGCGAGCAGGCCATGGATGTCGACGACGCTCCGGTCGGCGTATCGGCGCAGGGAGGCGAGGAAGAGGGCGCGCTTGTCTCCGAAGGCGGCGTAGAGGCTGC
Encoded here:
- a CDS encoding DUF4142 domain-containing protein, with the protein product MTRRNGWMLAGILCLGGAAVAQDSAPPQNGTGDSQGMIRAGEADAIDQGEDLRKQALEDAPATGGSGEPDAQAMKWMKEGLLPVPTDEKSFLELLHHGNQMEIQMGQLAQKNGASQDVKDFGARMEREHGKADQKLLTYAKSKGFQLGEPEATTPLAKAMGNTEHALMEELPLRRGPTFDRGYLAVMVGDHDSNIAMVMAGQQQFSSNTELKGMLDDTLTMMKQHRQSAYRMLGQETPRQARQAPRGGR
- a CDS encoding PaaI family thioesterase → MSDTQPSPTLAELVLQVRKTREYSRLTDAIPYARFMGIGVEHLAGEMLCRMTYTPKLIGNSFLPALHGGTLGALLECSAIFELLLQTETQRVPKVISLTVDFLRSGKAQDTFAKAFITRQGRRVANVRVEAWQDDRTRPIASANALFLLSEP
- a CDS encoding PaaI family thioesterase — its product is MERCSLFYTDIVPHNHALGLKLLDIGPAEAVVELPYADFLVGNPETGVIAGGAVTTLIDAACGSAVILRFGRFLPLVTLDLRIDYLRPARPGISLTAVAECYRATRQVAFVRALVHQGDKSNPVASAQGTFMRLEE
- a CDS encoding amidohydrolase family protein, translating into MKRLTSALCVALLVPGALVAAQPAATPPAARQDPPPAPQKKDDAAREAGRAVEVNPHAPAVAEGPGEGKDKDAWKVDAPGFPAKQVDIDVTEGTWMNLDVSPTGDELVFDLLGDIYVLPLAGGEARAVTSGVAWDMQPRYSPDGKSIAFTSDRGGGDNIWVMKRDGSDAKAVTQEKFRLLNSPAWSPDGQYIVARKHFTARRSLGAGEVWMYHRSGGDGVQLTERANDQKDLGEPAFSPDGRFVYFSQDTTPGKTFEYNKDPNAEIYAIQRLDLETKEIDPFVSGPGGSIRPTPSRDGKQLAFIRRVRTKSVLYVADVASGAERPLYDGLDRDMQETWAIHGVYPTMAWTRDDKAIIFWAGGKLQRVDVATKKVTPIPFHVKGTRTIFEAVRTPRAVAPERFNTKMLRWVQVSPQGNRVVFQSLGKLYVKDLPNGAPKRLTKQEEHLEFYPSFSRDGRSIVYSTWDDEKLGTVRLASATGGEGKVLTSRPGYYVEPALSPDGKTLVYRATGDGYLMPGLWSREMGLFAQPVSGGAARRLTRDGGQPHFGVRSDRVYFLHVESKEKEDVRSLKSVGLDGGQERTHLTSAEATELRVSPDERWVAFRENFNAYITAFPKGAKVATVGPDAKAMPVAKVSRDAGEYLHWSGDSTRLHWAQGPELFTRELKQSFTFMDGAPEKLPEVAEKGVDLSFPVKADVPEGTVALVGGRVITMKGDEVLEQGVVVVRGNRIVAVGPVGKVQVPSGAKVVDVKGKTLMPGLVDVHWHGSMGADGLMPEQSWVHAASLAFGVTTLHDPSNSTEEVFAASEMGKAGVLTSPRIFSTGTILYGAAGAGYRAPIDTLDDARSHLRRMKAMGAFSVKSYNQPRRDQRQKVLQAARELDMLVVPEGGSLLQHNLTMVVDGHTGVEHAIPVARIYADVRQLWGKSGTGYTPTLGVAYGGNWGENYWYQKTNVWEDDRLLSFVPRRVVDSRSRRRMMVPDDEVNHIEAAKVARELNDAGVNVQLGAHGQREGLAAHWELWMFGQGGMKPLQALRAGTLGGARYLGMDKELGSLEEGKLADLLVLDQNPLENLRNSRTVRFTMVNGRLFDAATLNEVGTRQRARAKFFFEKDGNEGWTPKANAQTHTHACD
- a CDS encoding DUF1570 domain-containing protein — its product is MLGLLVSTGCASSRALCPAEGGRVWSEVRSEHFRLHTNLSPEVAAQSAAELEKLRRAVLLAWGSDFNPQGSLDVILLRNTSELAEFTQGRFVGFVTATERGPLLVMSGEGYVLDNGPEQQLQTHELAHYLSQHVLLRQPRWLAEGLAQYLQTTHIKPSTQEAVLGRVNTQSRNYVTQHGWLDIDELWEWDQKELLNEAENQQHYASAWLWVHYLINMHTDRFDEFQTRLARAEDPRRAFEVSFQGVSDLRGDVRTYLMSGRSSFLTLPLPPVSTQVQVRELGGAEVHANRGLLFLRAPGELTQAQRQEKARAELAQALSEDPHNVSATLLAAQLSTSPEEHLARARELVKAHPEDGRAWDLLAELLQGRSETQTQEQARESAARLMPHDSRVLASLAQHYAMTLQPAKGLPSAKRAVELSPGSPFALAIQAALFLQVDRCAEAIAFQRRAVDMAHEAYAPVFRKELRDRLQTFVKQCATRTEKPTP
- a CDS encoding deoxyhypusine synthase family protein, with translation MATSELPVLEFVLANYKNFNARATRDALLSYWEHISKGGRMFWSVAGAMSSAQLGITLAPAIRAGLIHGLSVTGANIEESLFRLVAHHSYKDFPEYRYLTKADDTRILENRMRRVTDTSIPEDEAFRAVEKFIVPMWKNASAKGERRFWHEYFYEVIQALEPSSYEGDPEACWLLAAARAKLPIVVPGYEDSTFGNIFASYVKTAECNASIVKSGIEYMADFYDRYAELSEGEGVGFFQIGGGIAGDFPICVVPSIKYDLQKPVKPWAYFCQISDSTTSYGSYSGATPNEKITWDKLTETTPMFVVESDATIVAPLVLNALLECKGAPAKANALIAKYMK
- a CDS encoding DoxX family protein, translated to MSHPLLRFLVDSRPATPSLSVGLLVLRLLSGGLMTLHGAGKMISPLSWMGPDSSLPGWLQFLGAAAEFFGGLAWMVGLLTPLASLGVAGTMLVGILIAHLPIDDPFIRLSVMGIHSGPGEPFAGLPTWLVRAGGRSPFGSGSSELATLYTAVSVLLLSAGPGRFSLDTLLSQLRTKKTAAVAG
- a CDS encoding TetR/AcrR family transcriptional regulator, translating into MGRPKTFDEDAVLDRAIDQFWTTGYHAVSVRDLETSTGVLKGSLYAAFGDKRALFLASLRRYADRSVVDIHGLLAKGSNPRAGLEHYLRVRGKECTGPARTRGCFLANTAAEVAPHDPEVRAVVGQSFAKLADALEPTLREAQKQGLVSRRHDAHALAAHLVVLVQGMSIVGKTEPDSSLLRSSLRFALSLLEPDPSEKSP